In Desulfosporosinus youngiae DSM 17734, the genomic stretch CAGAAGGCATCCACATTATATAAGACATTTTCCTGTAAGGAGGTGTCAGAAAAATATTTAGCATACAAATCAGCGGAAATCTTAATCTGGTTAGTGAGGCTTCCTTCTAAACTTCCATAGTAGTTTTGCCGTACCGTGTAGATAAGGAGAACTTCGAGGATGCTGACTGTGATGATGATAACGATCATAAAATTAGCCGTCAGCCGCGCCCTGATCCCTTTCATATTAAGATTCCTGCTGCCATCGATACCCGGAACCCCAAACCGTTTTAATAAACTCCGGCCGTGAAGGGTTGTCCTCAATCTTTTCCCGTAAGCGTCTAATATGGACATCCAGCGTTTTAGTATCCCCGAAATAATCCTCACCCCAGACCGTATTCAGCATTTCTTCCCGTTTAAGTGCTCTCCCGGGATTCTCCATAAATACTTTTAATAAGCCAAATTCTATAGGAGTTAACTCTATTTCATGATCCTTCTTATAAAATTTATTAGCAGTAATATTCAAGCATAAGTCCCCGCATCTAAAGATCTCTTTGGGATCTCTAAGGCCTGCGCCCCGCCGCAAAACAGCCTTTACCCGGGCAATTAATTCTAAGGGGTTAAAGGGTTTTACCATATAGTCATCGGCACCCAGTTCCAAACCAAGGATTTTATCTGTATCCTGGCCCCTGGCTGTCAGCATGATCACAAAGGTTTCCTGCCTCGTCTCCCGGATTTTCTGGCATACTTCCAAACCACCGATACCAGGCAGCATGAGA encodes the following:
- a CDS encoding response regulator transcription factor; amino-acid sequence: MKDIKMKVLVVEDEESIRRFITLNLSAAGYLVSDTATGEEALEMLETFAPKVVVLDLMLPGIGGLEVCQKIRETRQETFVIMLTARGQDTDKILGLELGADDYMVKPFNPLELIARVKAVLRRGAGLRDPKEIFRCGDLCLNITANKFYKKDHEIELTPIEFGLLKVFMENPGRALKREEMLNTVWGEDYFGDTKTLDVHIRRLREKIEDNPSRPEFIKTVWGSGYRWQQES